From a single Gavia stellata isolate bGavSte3 chromosome 15, bGavSte3.hap2, whole genome shotgun sequence genomic region:
- the GPI gene encoding glucose-6-phosphate isomerase isoform X3: MALSGDPHFKKLVEWHKANSSKLVLRQLFEADKDRFQKFSLTLNTDHGDILLDYSKNLVTEEVMKMLMELAKSRGVESARERMFGGEKINFTENRAVLHIALRNRSNVPILVDGKDVVPEVNKVLDKMKHFCQGPLMVTEALKPYSKGGPRVWFVSNIDGTHIAKTLAELKPDTTLFIIASKTFTTQETITNAETAKEWFLHAANDPSAVAKHFVALSTNAPKVKDFGIDPENMFEFWDWVGGRYSLWSAIGLSIALHIGFDNFESLLAGAHWMDKHFHTAPLEKNMPVLLAMLGVWYINCYGCETHALLPYDQYMHRFAAYFQQGDMESNGKYITKKGSRVDYSTGPIVWGEPGTNGQHAFYQLIHQGTRMIPCDFLIPVQTQHPVRNGLHHKILLANFLAQTEALMKGKTADEARKELQAAGLSGDALEKLLPHKVFEGNRPTNSIMFTKLNPFTLGAIIAMYEHKIFVQGIVWDINSYDQWGVELGKQLAKKIEPELESDAPVTSHDSSTNGLINFIKKHRA; encoded by the exons ATGGCGCTCTCCGGCGACCCCCATTTCAAGAAGCTGGTGGAGTGGCATAAGGCGAACTCCTCCAAGCTCGTCCTGCGGCAGCTCTTCGAGGCCGACAAGGATCGCTTCCAGAAGTTCAG CTTGACTCTGAATACTGATCATGGGGATATCTTACTGGATTATTCGAAGAACCTTGTTACAGAAGAAGTGATGAAAATGCTGATGGAACTg GCAAAGTCAAGGGGTGTGGAAAGTGCCAGGGAGCGCATGTTCGGTGGAGAGAAGATCAACTTCACTGAG AACCGAGCTGTGCTTCATATTGCTCTGAGAAATCGTTCCAATGTGCCAATACTTGTAGATGGGAAGGATGTTGTTCCAGAAGTAAACAAAGTGTTGgacaaaatgaaacacttcTGCCAG GGTCCTCTGATGGTAACTGAAGCCCTGAAACCGTATTCCAAGGGAGGCCCTCGTGTTTGGTTTGTATCCAACATTGACGGTACTCATATAGCCAAAACCCTGGCTGAGCTTAAACCAGACACTACGCTCTTCATCATTGCATCAAAG ACTTTCACTACCCAAGAAACTATCACCAATGCAGAAACGGCTAAAGAGTGGTTCTTACATGCTGCTAATGAT ccttCAGCTGTGGCCAAGCATTTTGTTGCCTTGTCTACCAATGCT CCTAAAGTTAAAGACTTTGGAATTGACCCAGAGAACATGTTTGAGTTTTGGGAT TGGGTTGGTGGCCGCTACTCTCTGTGGTCTGCCATTGGTCTCTCCATTGCCCTGCATATTG GTTTTGACAACTTTGAGAGCCTGCTTGCAGGAGCCCACTGGATG GATAAACACTTCCACACTGCCCCACTGGAGAAGAACATGCCTGTTCTGTTGGCCATGCTAGGTGTCTGGTACATAAACTGCTACGGATGTGAAACCCATGCCCTTCTGCCCTATGACCAATACATGCACCGCTTTGCTGCCTACTTCCAGCAG GGTGATATGGAATCTAATGGCAAATACATTACCAAGAAAGGATCTCGTGTGGACTACAGTACTGGCCCTATTGTGTGGGGAGAGCCTGGCACCAACGGGCAGCATGCTTTCTACCAGCTCATTCATCAAG GAACTCGCATGATTCCCTGTGACTTTCTGATCCCAGTCCAGACCCAGCATCCAGTCAGAAATGGCTTGCATCACAAG ATCCTTTTGGCCAACTTCCTTGCTCAGACTGAGGCCTTGATGAAAGGGAAGACTGCTGATGAAGCTCGTAAGGAACTTCAAGCGGCAGGACTGAGTGGAGATGCTCTGGAGAAGCTCCTTCCCCATAAG GTCTTTGAGGGAAATCGACCAACCAATTCCATCATGTTTACAAAACTCAACCCATTCACTCTGGGAGCCATCATTG CCATGTATGAGCACAAGATATTTGTTCAAGGAATTGTCTGGGATATTAACAGTTATGATCAGTGGGG AGTTGAGCTTGGAAAACAACTTGCCAAGAAAATTGAGCCTGAACTGGAGTCAGATGCTCCAGTGACATCTCATGATAGCTCAACAAATGGGCTCATCAATTTCATCAAAAAACACAGAGCCTGA
- the GPI gene encoding glucose-6-phosphate isomerase isoform X1: MALSGDPHFKKLVEWHKANSSKLVLRQLFEADKDRFQKFSLTLNTDHGDILLDYSKNLVTEEVMKMLMELAKSRGVESARERMFGGEKINFTENRAVLHIALRNRSNVPILVDGKDVVPEVNKVLDKMKHFCQRVRSGEWKGYTGKTITDVVNIGIGGSDLGPLMVTEALKPYSKGGPRVWFVSNIDGTHIAKTLAELKPDTTLFIIASKTFTTQETITNAETAKEWFLHAANDPSAVAKHFVALSTNAPKVKDFGIDPENMFEFWDWVGGRYSLWSAIGLSIALHIGFDNFESLLAGAHWMDKHFHTAPLEKNMPVLLAMLGVWYINCYGCETHALLPYDQYMHRFAAYFQQGDMESNGKYITKKGSRVDYSTGPIVWGEPGTNGQHAFYQLIHQGTRMIPCDFLIPVQTQHPVRNGLHHKILLANFLAQTEALMKGKTADEARKELQAAGLSGDALEKLLPHKVFEGNRPTNSIMFTKLNPFTLGAIIAMYEHKIFVQGIVWDINSYDQWGVELGKQLAKKIEPELESDAPVTSHDSSTNGLINFIKKHRA; this comes from the exons ATGGCGCTCTCCGGCGACCCCCATTTCAAGAAGCTGGTGGAGTGGCATAAGGCGAACTCCTCCAAGCTCGTCCTGCGGCAGCTCTTCGAGGCCGACAAGGATCGCTTCCAGAAGTTCAG CTTGACTCTGAATACTGATCATGGGGATATCTTACTGGATTATTCGAAGAACCTTGTTACAGAAGAAGTGATGAAAATGCTGATGGAACTg GCAAAGTCAAGGGGTGTGGAAAGTGCCAGGGAGCGCATGTTCGGTGGAGAGAAGATCAACTTCACTGAG AACCGAGCTGTGCTTCATATTGCTCTGAGAAATCGTTCCAATGTGCCAATACTTGTAGATGGGAAGGATGTTGTTCCAGAAGTAAACAAAGTGTTGgacaaaatgaaacacttcTGCCAG AGAGTCCGTAGTGGTGAATGGAAAGGCTACACTGGAAAGACAATCACTGATGTGGTCAATATTGGGATTGGTGGCTCTGACTTG GGTCCTCTGATGGTAACTGAAGCCCTGAAACCGTATTCCAAGGGAGGCCCTCGTGTTTGGTTTGTATCCAACATTGACGGTACTCATATAGCCAAAACCCTGGCTGAGCTTAAACCAGACACTACGCTCTTCATCATTGCATCAAAG ACTTTCACTACCCAAGAAACTATCACCAATGCAGAAACGGCTAAAGAGTGGTTCTTACATGCTGCTAATGAT ccttCAGCTGTGGCCAAGCATTTTGTTGCCTTGTCTACCAATGCT CCTAAAGTTAAAGACTTTGGAATTGACCCAGAGAACATGTTTGAGTTTTGGGAT TGGGTTGGTGGCCGCTACTCTCTGTGGTCTGCCATTGGTCTCTCCATTGCCCTGCATATTG GTTTTGACAACTTTGAGAGCCTGCTTGCAGGAGCCCACTGGATG GATAAACACTTCCACACTGCCCCACTGGAGAAGAACATGCCTGTTCTGTTGGCCATGCTAGGTGTCTGGTACATAAACTGCTACGGATGTGAAACCCATGCCCTTCTGCCCTATGACCAATACATGCACCGCTTTGCTGCCTACTTCCAGCAG GGTGATATGGAATCTAATGGCAAATACATTACCAAGAAAGGATCTCGTGTGGACTACAGTACTGGCCCTATTGTGTGGGGAGAGCCTGGCACCAACGGGCAGCATGCTTTCTACCAGCTCATTCATCAAG GAACTCGCATGATTCCCTGTGACTTTCTGATCCCAGTCCAGACCCAGCATCCAGTCAGAAATGGCTTGCATCACAAG ATCCTTTTGGCCAACTTCCTTGCTCAGACTGAGGCCTTGATGAAAGGGAAGACTGCTGATGAAGCTCGTAAGGAACTTCAAGCGGCAGGACTGAGTGGAGATGCTCTGGAGAAGCTCCTTCCCCATAAG GTCTTTGAGGGAAATCGACCAACCAATTCCATCATGTTTACAAAACTCAACCCATTCACTCTGGGAGCCATCATTG CCATGTATGAGCACAAGATATTTGTTCAAGGAATTGTCTGGGATATTAACAGTTATGATCAGTGGGG AGTTGAGCTTGGAAAACAACTTGCCAAGAAAATTGAGCCTGAACTGGAGTCAGATGCTCCAGTGACATCTCATGATAGCTCAACAAATGGGCTCATCAATTTCATCAAAAAACACAGAGCCTGA
- the GPI gene encoding glucose-6-phosphate isomerase isoform X2, which translates to MALSGDPHFKKLVEWHKANSSKLVLRQLFEADKDRFQKFSLTLNTDHGDILLDYSKNLVTEEVMKMLMELAKSRGVESARERMFGGEKINFTENRAVLHIALRNRSNVPILVDGKDVVPEVNKVLDKMKHFCQRVRSGEWKGYTGKTITDVVNIGIGGSDLGPLMVTEALKPYSKGGPRVWFVSNIDGTHIAKTLAELKPDTTLFIIASKTFTTQETITNAETAKEWFLHAANDPSAVAKHFVALSTNAPKVKDFGIDPENMFEFWDWVGGRYSLWSAIGLSIALHIGFDNFESLLAGAHWMDKHFHTAPLEKNMPVLLAMLGVWYINCYGCETHALLPYDQYMHRFAAYFQQGDMESNGKYITKKGSRVDYSTGPIVWGEPGTNGQHAFYQLIHQGTRMIPCDFLIPVQTQHPVRNGLHHKTEALMKGKTADEARKELQAAGLSGDALEKLLPHKVFEGNRPTNSIMFTKLNPFTLGAIIAMYEHKIFVQGIVWDINSYDQWGVELGKQLAKKIEPELESDAPVTSHDSSTNGLINFIKKHRA; encoded by the exons ATGGCGCTCTCCGGCGACCCCCATTTCAAGAAGCTGGTGGAGTGGCATAAGGCGAACTCCTCCAAGCTCGTCCTGCGGCAGCTCTTCGAGGCCGACAAGGATCGCTTCCAGAAGTTCAG CTTGACTCTGAATACTGATCATGGGGATATCTTACTGGATTATTCGAAGAACCTTGTTACAGAAGAAGTGATGAAAATGCTGATGGAACTg GCAAAGTCAAGGGGTGTGGAAAGTGCCAGGGAGCGCATGTTCGGTGGAGAGAAGATCAACTTCACTGAG AACCGAGCTGTGCTTCATATTGCTCTGAGAAATCGTTCCAATGTGCCAATACTTGTAGATGGGAAGGATGTTGTTCCAGAAGTAAACAAAGTGTTGgacaaaatgaaacacttcTGCCAG AGAGTCCGTAGTGGTGAATGGAAAGGCTACACTGGAAAGACAATCACTGATGTGGTCAATATTGGGATTGGTGGCTCTGACTTG GGTCCTCTGATGGTAACTGAAGCCCTGAAACCGTATTCCAAGGGAGGCCCTCGTGTTTGGTTTGTATCCAACATTGACGGTACTCATATAGCCAAAACCCTGGCTGAGCTTAAACCAGACACTACGCTCTTCATCATTGCATCAAAG ACTTTCACTACCCAAGAAACTATCACCAATGCAGAAACGGCTAAAGAGTGGTTCTTACATGCTGCTAATGAT ccttCAGCTGTGGCCAAGCATTTTGTTGCCTTGTCTACCAATGCT CCTAAAGTTAAAGACTTTGGAATTGACCCAGAGAACATGTTTGAGTTTTGGGAT TGGGTTGGTGGCCGCTACTCTCTGTGGTCTGCCATTGGTCTCTCCATTGCCCTGCATATTG GTTTTGACAACTTTGAGAGCCTGCTTGCAGGAGCCCACTGGATG GATAAACACTTCCACACTGCCCCACTGGAGAAGAACATGCCTGTTCTGTTGGCCATGCTAGGTGTCTGGTACATAAACTGCTACGGATGTGAAACCCATGCCCTTCTGCCCTATGACCAATACATGCACCGCTTTGCTGCCTACTTCCAGCAG GGTGATATGGAATCTAATGGCAAATACATTACCAAGAAAGGATCTCGTGTGGACTACAGTACTGGCCCTATTGTGTGGGGAGAGCCTGGCACCAACGGGCAGCATGCTTTCTACCAGCTCATTCATCAAG GAACTCGCATGATTCCCTGTGACTTTCTGATCCCAGTCCAGACCCAGCATCCAGTCAGAAATGGCTTGCATCACAAG ACTGAGGCCTTGATGAAAGGGAAGACTGCTGATGAAGCTCGTAAGGAACTTCAAGCGGCAGGACTGAGTGGAGATGCTCTGGAGAAGCTCCTTCCCCATAAG GTCTTTGAGGGAAATCGACCAACCAATTCCATCATGTTTACAAAACTCAACCCATTCACTCTGGGAGCCATCATTG CCATGTATGAGCACAAGATATTTGTTCAAGGAATTGTCTGGGATATTAACAGTTATGATCAGTGGGG AGTTGAGCTTGGAAAACAACTTGCCAAGAAAATTGAGCCTGAACTGGAGTCAGATGCTCCAGTGACATCTCATGATAGCTCAACAAATGGGCTCATCAATTTCATCAAAAAACACAGAGCCTGA